In Clupea harengus chromosome 4, Ch_v2.0.2, whole genome shotgun sequence, the genomic stretch GAACGGTGGCATGCTCTACAATGGCCCATAAAGCTCACCGGtcattgtttgttgtgtgttatagAATGCCGTGAGACACAACCTGAGCCTTCACAAGTGCTTTGTGCGAGTGGAGAATGTGAAGGGAGCCGTGTGGACGGTTGATGAACTTGAGTTCCAGAAGAGGAGGCCACAGAAAATCACAGGgtgtgtactctctctctctctctctctctctctctctgtgtgtgtgtgtgtgtgtgtgtgtgtgtgtgtgtgtgtgtgtgtgtgtgtgtgtgtgtgtgtgtgtgtgtgtgtgtgtgtgtgtgtgtgtgtgtggggggggggggtgctttaaCACTTCTTTCTCACCAATGACTAGGGTTGGATCAGGGTTATTTAACCAAGGTTCTACCCATGTTTAGTCACTTCAAAACCAAGCCAGTCAATTTGGGTTTGATGCATACATAATGAACTCCCAGGTGGCAGAGGGAGGGGATTTAAACTTCTGCACAATGCTCGATCAACAGATGATGAAGACAAGAGTAGGGGAGAGCCTACACAAGAACTTGTTGTGTGTTTAGAATTCAACAAAAAAGGTGGTAgtgtaatgaaatgaagtgAGTCAATGAGACTGGTTGTTAACAACCCAGGTTGTGCCCATTCATACCAAAATACCTCTGCCAACCCTGACCAGTTTCGTATGGAGGAGTGGGGACGTACAGGGGTGGTAACAGActattcatattattattattactattcattttaaaCTATTACTTTAACAGACTCCGCAATCTGACCAAAATGAACCTTGTCTTACGTTGTCATAGAGTAGGTTACTTTTGACCCGTTGAAAACTGTTTAAAAATATCGTCAAAATACACAAAATGGGGTTTGCTGGAAGTCTCCAGATTTGTCGCTAGTCGCTAGACAGGATTTTTTTGTCGCTAGTCAGGTCAAATAGTCGCTGATCCTAGCGACAAAGTCACTAAAATGGAAACACTGCATCCAACCCAGGGCGAGAAGCCGAGTTGAAAAACGCAGGTTTACCTTTTCAGACGAGAAAACAACACGGGCCAAACCCTGGTCTAACCGTTTGTATAAATGGTGTTTAATTAGGTGTCTCCAACGGTTTCAGTTTGCCTGTGACTTGTGCTGCTCTATTTATTTGGGAGTTTATGGCCTGCtgtgtgattgtgaatgtgATTTAGATGTTGAAAGCCAGACCTAATACTGTGGCTGTATTTTTGCAGATCTCCCTCCATAGTGAAGGGCATCCAGTCGAGCCTCGGCCACAGCCCAGCTTTCTCTGCtctacaggtaacacacacacacacacacacacacacacacacacacacacagtgttttatCTGTTCTATAATAGTATGTTGTGTTATTACCAGGGTTATAATAGTTTTCCATTTTTTATAATATGTTTGCATTCAATATGAATTTCCGTTTAGTGTTAGTTAGTTTCACCAGTGGTTTcattagtttcagtttagtttttatttaacgGACTCTTTCCTTTGAGTTTATTATAGTTGCAGTTTTAGTAATTTTAGTTACGGACAAAAGCTGTCAAGGGATAGTGCGGCGTGAAAAATAATCTGCTtatcatttcaacatttcaagaCTAAACTACACTTAAATATGCAAAACATTTGTTTCAGTCTGAAAGACTGTTAATGATTTGTAGATATGTCATTTGTTAATAGGGGATTTTTTTACAGCATGAACGTTACCCAGTGACCGTGTGGAACAGGCTgttaactatgtgtgtgtttccctcaggCGGCCATGGCAGAGAACACCCTACCCCTGTACGGTTCAGCCTCCCTGGGCAGCGTGGGGCTGCATTCCCTGGCCTCCGCCATGCGTCACGAGCTCAACGGCTCCCTGGACAGGGACCAGGACATGGACAGCTACCACAGCGACGCCAGTGCCgatctctcccccccacccacactgtGAGTGGCCCACGTCATTGAGAGCTGCTGGTCAAAACTGTTGccactgacaaaacacacaaaccagctGTCACTCGTAATTCCCTTTGGCTTTTGGTGTGGACGTTATTGGGAATGATAAACCTGTAGAACCATGTATTTGGCTCTTGGTAAAAGCAGTTCAGACCATAGTGCTTGAATATGAATGTAAAACTGACATACAACAAACATAATGGCATAATGACTGCATTAAGAAAAGATCTGTAAAGAGAAAAGAACTGTAAAATACCTGGAACTATATCTAAAggtgctctgtctctgtctccctctctgtgtgtgtgtgtagatatcaTTCTCAGGTGAAAGAGGAGCAGCTGGATGAAGACGAGTATGAGGCCTCTCACTCTCCAGAGATGATTCTGGACGAGCGTAGCCCGGAGCTGGAGCGCGACTACGACTCCTCAGACAGGTCCGACCTGCACAGGGCCTCACCTTCGACCTTCTCCTGAGGGGCCCGACGGGGATCAACCACACACccgaacgacacacacacacttacatgggCTTGGATACATTCACTTgtagcactcactcactctggcgcacacacaaacactctctcattGACAGCTAAGATAATGTACCGAAAGGACACGCAGAAAGCATTTCGTATGGAACGACACTGAGAATTGCCTCATGGCTAGAGggactttttgttgttgttgttgtttaccgtATTTATTTTATTGGCGACACCTTTAACACCCTTTGGAATGGACTGACCTCACTGGTACGTCAAGGGCTTGTCAGTGCCTGAGTGCAGAAAGGCAAACTACAGGACCCTTCCCCAGGTTACTGGGCCAAGACTGTAGGACGCTCTGCAGTCTCTCCCGCAAGACCTCCAACCACAAAGCACATAGCCCCCACTTCTCACCTCTCCCAACATCCCAATGACTGCCACTGACTTGTGTCTCGCATGTTGCCTTGTAtgtttgaatttgtgtgtgcgtgtgtgtacatgttcatttttttaaatggtaatgGTTTCATAATTTACTATTAGCCTCTGTcaggggtaagtgtgtgtgtgagtgtgtgtgtgtgtagtagacaAAGGGTCATAAACCTAGTGAATGTCTCTCGTCTTTTtttacctctttttttttgtttgttctgttttttgtttgtttttaatttgacaaaaaaaaaagttgaatttTAACCAAAGTGGAAAATGTCTGACCAGCACTTGATgaatgttttgtctttttaagtttgtttttattctttatttttctctctgccctGGAGTGTTTGTTTGAGGGCAAGATATAATACTGTATTTCTTAGGTAGTTTTCATTTAAAGTCACAATGCCTTCTATTCCattattttaaatgaatgtCCTTATCTTACTCTGATTCATGGTAGTAGATAGTACAAACATAAATAGGGGAGGATAAATCTGCATTTATGTAAAAAAGAAAGTCTAGTTTTTGAAGTTCTCTTTTTAATATGTAACTGTCCACTGAGTTAACCAAAGACTATGAAAGTAAGGACACTCATATTCCTTGTTTACATCAGATTGGCCAGATGAGAACGAGATTGACAGCAGCTACCAATGaatatgtaaaaataaatattggCAAGTATGATTTGTTGAATGCCAAATATGGGCCAGTGTCAATCTCAAGTATGATCCCAACAGTTCTTTGGGGTGGGAGTTAACCTGCTCATCCCAGGTGACGGTAATGAGTTAATGGAAATCACAAGGCTCTTAACACTTGAGGTTTTTGTATTCCCTTTTATATAATGCAAATATACTTGTTCTTGTATTTGTACAAAGGGCACTATCCTTTAATAATAAAAgccaaatggaaaaaaaaatacatcccAGCTGAATTGTTGTGAGTTGAGGTAATGTTCAGAGAGGGTGGCAGAGCTGACTGATAGCCTTGCTTCTACTGTGGTGCAGTAGCTTTGCAGTTAAAACAGCATTTCCATTGAGGACATGCTGACTTGggttttctttgtcttttggcCCTCTTGAATAGTAATGAGCATCTAAAGCTCTTTTAAGCAGGTCATAACAGCTTTCCCCTTTGGCAAACCTTGGTAAGTGGCAGAGATAAAGTTTTTATTTATAGTAGACAAGTAAAATAACACAGGCTCTTAATCTCTCCTGATTTACTGTAATGTTTACCCCACATCAATACAACATCACTCGAGCTTAATGTGGTGGTTGACCCTAGGCAGTGATGGGTTCTCTAAATTACATGAGGGCGCTTGCAGTGAGGATGGAATATGTGCCTGCACCTGGGCCACAATTAATATACACGCACAGCCCCCCACCCCGATAATTATTTAAATACCACATGGTTTAAACGTGGTTTAAGCCtacaaaattacattttgttttttgaTCCACACAGTTAACGAAATTAACCAAATGTTTGTCTCTTAATCGTTTTATTTTACATGCTATTGTTAACAAATCACGCTAAAAAAACTATTTCCATACACCAAAaacttttaaatatatttttaaactgTTCATATCAACGAGAGAGAAGGGTTGGCATATAAGGAACAGTGGGAGGATACTTACAGTAGAGGCAGACCAATTCTTCTGGTGCTCCGTGCTCCAGAGATGTCCGTCTCCGTAAAGCGATGCGCACTTTCACAACAATGCTGCTACCAAGTGGTATAGAAGCTATTGTACTACAGTGGTACAAGTGATGTTTTGCATGACTTTAGCGTAAACCAATGGTTCGCACGTTTGCCATTTCCAGGCATTTAATTCATCATCCAAAGGCGCGTGTAGTTCATTGAAAGGCGATCTGCCTTACGTTTCATAGATTTCGATGACATCGCAGCTTCATATGGATGGAAAAACTACTGGAACCGACGTTGATGCGTCGAGAGACGGGAAAGGTGCCGTTGCTGACGGTAAATGCCTTTACAGATTCACAACTGCATTATGTGATCATGAGTGCGTTTAAACACGTCGCGAAGTAGGCTGTTTGTCCGTAGGCTTCTGCATTAAAATCTTCCAAATCATTGTTTGGTACGGTAACTGCAGCCTCATCATCAAGgggcatattttttttctgttatgaCACAGCATACTGATGTAGAATAACAAACTGCTGTGAAAAAGTTTAAAAGTTCCAATATGCATTTTGATCAATAAAATGACATGCCGCAAACCATTTTAGCACTACCACCGTTACCACATAGGCTACTCTGTTGCTGAGAGATGCTGATTGTTTCTGCACTCTCCACGCCCCACATATTTCTGTATACCTAGAAACAATGCTGCTCAAAAATGACTGAAACAACCTTTGTGGTGCACAGAGCTATACATAAAGAGCAATATTGCAGCTGTACATTTTTATATGTGCTGTGTACAATCTGAACACAGTAGTCTGAGATCAGATTCACTGAGAACTTTCAGCGGTACACCATAAAACATACATGAGAGGGCATCAAGATCATTCATATTTAAGGAGAAAAGTTAATATTACTGCCACTTCTAACACCGTAAATGAGAGTGCCAATTACTGTCACAAGATCAACAACAATACCAAAAGAGTACAAACAAAAGGTTTTTCCAAATTTGCTGATGGAACTTTCACTGTCTATGCCTGGCACAGTTAGAAAAAGGCTTTTAGAATGGAAACCTAATCTCAGCAATCTCTCAATCGATCTCCGTCATCAAGATCCTCTCTGACTGCACTCTCAGGTGTGGCCCATTCAGGCACGCATGCTCTAATGGTGTCCGTGGTAATGAAGGCACTGGACTTGGGTCTCTGGGGGGCACTTTATTGACCCCTTTGAGCTTTCTGACCTGTCAAAGAAAAAGAATGGaccaaaacaaatgaaacataTCTGATTATATCCCATCATGTTCAGTCCTAGTGTTCTAGTAGTAAGTGtattcaaaatgtaaaaaattcTCCATTCACTGTATCTAGCCTTTCAAAGAGCTGCTGGTGGTGGCtcagtatatgtgtatgtgtggtccTACCCAGGGATGAAATGTAGCCGCCGTGAGGACGTTGTGGTGTGTGGTATCAAGAGGCTAAGCACCATATCTGAGGTGGATGTTGTGTCCCTGGATGGTGTGGGTAGTGAGTGGGCAGGTTCCagagcctctctcctctcatcggAAAAACACCTCCTCAGCAGTGGTTTCACCTCTTTTGACTCTCATCTGCCTGATGCTGGAGGTAAGGTTGggtttatttaatgtcattGGAAAATGTGTTCACTTGTTTGTTTATGGAATAGAAACTTCAACTGAAGCAAGACTGGTATTCTAAAGGTTCAAGGCCGTAGACTTTTATCTCAGCTATCTCAGCTACTCATGCTCATTCACAACAGTCATTGCGTAGACCAAATAATCCATTGTGTTCATCGGGTCCACCATATCATAAGTAGCATGTTCGCTGTAATATCAGTCAATGCCCCTATTGATTGATACTGTATGTGGTTTCAGTGACAGGCAACTTATCATTCCATGGGTTGGTTtgatattttttaaatcagtaaCACTTGCACCATAATCATTGCAAACAACCCTTGGATCTCACTGCATCTCTCCTGTGCTGTCAATCAGCATTGAGAGGCTTTTTTATAGTTATTGTCAACTATAAAAAAGCCTCTCAATGCTGATTAGGTAGGTTTTCACAGGTCTCGTTGATTGCGGCTTCCTCTGGCTCCACTGAAGCCGAGTTCACTCCTGCCTCAgtcataaaacatttttatggACTTGCCTTAAATTTTTTATGAGATGGAAATAATGGGAATGCTTTCTTATGTGAAAGAAGGCAGTGTGTGAAGCAAAGTGCAAGGTAACCTAGATACCTGTATTACACTTTTATAGCCTGGAAGTTAGCTTTAATAATATCATATGAAATTAGCAGCTTTATTACTTGTGTGACGAATGAAACTGGATCGTTCATCAGAGTTGGTAAatttgcaaataaataaattgagaGCCTGTATGTATAGGCTATTAGTAATGTCTGAAAGAAGCACTGTCTCGTTTATGTGGtgatgtctcctctcctcctgccccacAATACCAGCTCTTAATACAGCAGCACGTTCTATTTGTCTCTCAGATGTCCTCCATATAACTTTTCATATCGATGTAACACAATTACAATCCCAGAGAGATTTACTGTCCATTATAGCTTGGTGTTGTATTTATCCACATTACTTCATGTTGGCAGTAGCTGCCTGCTCTTGTCCCTAGTGGAGCCTGCTGATGTGATTGAGATGGAATGGAATGGGCACTCATAACTGGAGCTCTTACCACCATGCATGATAAATCACGTCATGTCAAACTTCACAtttcaaaaacaacaaaaccacTAGAGTCTAATGATGGCCAGTTCTGTCCAAGACAGGCACAATCACTTATCTGTCGGAAGTGAGAGGTAATTACTTGAATAATATATGTGGGGATTACTGCAGAGATGTGGGAGTGCTTTTAAGGGGGAAAACATTAGTGCAGGATCTGTATATTGATACCTGCAGTTCCTATATATTGCACACCTCTTATTAAGTGTTACACATTTCTTTAGATTGTGTTTACTTGTGGGTCATTAATGCCGACTTGTTATACCAGTCTGTCCTGCAGCCTACAGTGGGTGTATAGTAGGCGTGTTTCtataatttcatttaaaaaaccaTTTCATCTATCTGCCATTTTGAGCCAGCATTTGAAAGAACTTAAACCTCTATACCTCTATTTTGTTCTCTATCTCTGGTTtgtttgactctctctctctctctctctctctttctgtcagatGACTGTGCGTCTATACTGCTGGCTTGTCTCCACTGCCGCTTCTCTGAGATGATGAGCCTGGTGCCGGAGTCCTGTGGGCGGGCCCTGGTGCGCTGTTGTCCCACCTGCTGGTACTACAACGCATCCAGCGAGCCCACACGCGGTAATGACTGCTGCAGCTTCAACTTGAACTGCGACTGCAGTCTGCTCGACGCGTGCCAGGAGACCGGCGAGCTGCTGGAGCTGGCCATGGAGATATCGGAGGTGTGCTATCGCTGAGGGATCGCCTGTTAATCTGTGGAGAAAGTGAATTTGATGGATGCTACCATGCTAGTACTAAAGATGGGCATTTTAATGCTGCTTGACAGGATGAGCAGCTTCATCCTTCTGAGATGTGGGAAATGCTCTTTGTGGTGACTGGCTAAAAGACAGAGCATGTTGGTGTGACTTTCCATCTCCTTCAACATTGGAGACCAGCTACTCGGAAGAAACATGGgactgtgagagtgtctgtcagACAAGTTTATTGATAGCTGATAAAGTGTCTCAGGTTTTGCAACTCTCAGTACCGTTGTTTATGCTGCTCGATTTTCACAGCAAGGTGCCCATATGGAATAATGCAGAAATGCATGTTAGGCAATGCAATGTTTCTAAATACCAAGCTCTGTCGATAAATACAGCATGTCTTTAATGAATACATATTACATGAATATTGTATGTAAGGTTGCTATGTATTTCACATGTTGGTGTTATTCAATGTCATTGAGAGTTAAATACCTAATTGACAGGGTTTCAGTCAGTAGGCCTGTTCTTTTCTGCATGCCTGATTGTGTTAAATATTCACAGGGGTGTTCAGATCCGTATTCGGGGAAATACAGTAAAATTTTGAAAATTACCTATTGAATGATGAATTTTTTCTTGCCTTATAGTTTAATTTTGTGTTGCCCAACCCCACCTATTTCACAAAAATCCTACTTTAGTTGGTCTAACATACAACTCTGCCGTCCTTTACAGTAGCTCTCTAAAACGACAATAAAATGACAAATGATCGTAAAGAATTTCCTAACTTCACAACTTGACCAAAAACTCACTGAAGAATGTCAAGCAGAGAATCTATAGTCGTCCAGTTCGGGGAGACCGTTGTAACAAGGGGACAGTTATAACAAGCTTTATTTCTCAGCTCATGTCTAACGTAGTACGATGAAATTCACAGACAACATGTCTGATGGCATTAGCTTGCTACATTGAATCTATAGTTAGACAGGAGTAGGTGTTTTGTGCAAATTTGTAACTTCTAAGTTTTGCACAATATTTTGACTGCACAATGGTGCGTTTTGATGGGAGCACAAGTAACAGTTGTTTCCAATTAGGCTATCAAATATTCTCAGAGGTCGGTAGGTAGGCTACAATTGTAACGTGCATTACATTCAATCGGTTGCAAGCCTAGCTAGCAAGTTTAATAGGTTAGCCACTTTTGCGAGCAGAGTGAAAGCAGTCACTCCTGTAGATTTCACTCCTGTAGGCAAAATacaactaaaaacaaaaagtgTTACAACTGTACCCCGGCTCCTCTATTCCACTACTCCTCTAACTGCACCATTAGTATTCCTGGTGCATAAAAAATGCTTATAATGAAATTGGTGAAATGAAGGCTTGATAATACATCTATATCTATAATTTATGATTTTTTAAATActtttataattataatatttatGATTTGTATAATTTATGATTTCATATCTGATAATAACTAAATCTATAGAATGGAGATTGTGACCCAATTGGCTCATCCTATATATAGGCTTCCAAATGCAGACTCGGTGACTCATATGTGGCTGTTACAAGACGGCAGCGTGGCTTGTCACGTCCTTTACCCCAATTTTCGCAGAGATGTCATACCCGACAGATCGCGAAATTTGCGATAATTCTTATAAACTCAAAGAATTCCAATTAGTGCAAAGAAATGGAACGTGGAACAGAGAAAGTGCAGGCTTTTGCCACAGCGGACGTCTGTCGTCTGCTAAAATGTAAGTCATTTAAGAACACCCCACCTGTTACAGAAATCTAACACGTGGCTTAGAATGATGGAACAAATGCATTTTCAATGTAGATTTATTTTCCATAGTTCATCGTTTCTGTTTCATAGTTCAACGTTATCCATATGAGATCAACTTAACCTGTTTCTCGACTGGTGTCTAATCTACGTTTCCTTATTTTAATGTAGTTTGGAGAGTTTGACTTACCAAAACACTTATAACATTAAGAGTCGTTTTAGATCCATTGTACCAAACTCTTACTAAACACTAAAATATTTTGAGAGCTAAACTTTCTCCACTGGTCAGGGGCGACCTTAATATTGGGTTATAATTGGAGGTGGTATTTGAGGGGGTTGGCACGAGGAAGCCTACACAGAATGCTCATGCCAACAGTCAGTCTATCGCTGTGTGAATTAACCCTTTAACAAATGTGACTCCAGACTGTCCTGCCTTGCTGTCCTTACTGAATAACCAACAGCTATTATTAGAGATTACTCAAAGGAGTTCATAGTCCTTTCTCAAGAACTTATCTCAATCATGTTCACCTATAGGAACATTACATACATGCAGGTCGAGATATTTACAAAAACACCTTAACTGAATTTCACCATTACTGTTCCTACCATGACTCCCCAGCTATGAGAGTTCCACAGCAAATGGTCGCTGTTGGACTGTGTTGAGCCCCATTGTCTTCACCTATAAAATAATCCAGTGTGAAAACCTGCTGGATGCAGACAATGACACCCTGCTGTTTGGCCACATTGACAACTGTGAAGAGCTGAAGAGCAGTGGCAATCCCATTAAACGCTTTATCGTCATTGATGAGGCAGTCCATAAGCTCTACGGGGATAAGATCACGGAGTACCTGAAGGCCAGAAATGTCATCTACAAGATGCTCCCCTTGCCCACaacagaggaaaacaaatcCATGGAGCTTGTGACGAAAATCCTTGAGGAGGTTCACAAGTTTGGCATTGACAGGAGGTCTGAGCCAATTCTAGCCATTGGTGGGGGAGTGTGTCTAGATATTGTAGGATTGGCTGCGTCTCTCTATCGTAGAAGGACTCCCTATATCCGCGTCCCAACCACTTTGCTGGCCTATGTTGATGCCAGTGTCGGGGCAAAGAATGGAGTCAACTTTGCCAACTGTAAAAACAAGATAGGAGGTTATATCCCCCCAGTTGCAGCTTTTCTGGACAGGTCTTTCCTGGAAACAGTTCCTCGCCGCCACATCTCCAATGGACTGGCTGAGATGTTGAAGGTACCTTCTTGCATGACAAAGTGTGGACCAAGCTTCCATAAATGCATGGAGTGATGAAATGGGTTTGGATGAGGCTTCAGACACTCTTGCGTCAGAATGATCTTAGAACTAAACAGAAACAAGTCAGGCTAACTGAGTAAACAGAAACCTTTAAGACCTCATGGTGAACCTTCCTGGAAAACCTcaaagatttgtgtgtgtgtgtgtgcacacaataCTTAAACTGAATGTCACCGTTCTTGGTTATAAAAACATGATAGGATGACACTCAATTCTTTCAGTATTTCTTAGATGGCTATGATGAAACACAAAGGCCTGTTTGAACTtttggagagggagggacggaaTCTTCTGGATTCCAAGTTCCAGACCcgaggtgagacagacagggcaGACCAGGCACATGCTGCCTCAGCATCCACCAGAATCGCCATAGAGACCATGCTGGAGGAGTTGGCTCCAAACCTGTGGGAGGATGACTTGGATCGGCTGGTGGACTTTGGACACCTCATCAGTCCAGAACTTGAGATGGTTAGGAGAGACAGCTTTAAAAACCTGAGACTGACCTTGCTCTTAAGGCTATAATAATATACAGtaattatacagtatataataataTAGAGTTCCACAGCTACTCCATTTTGCTGGTTACTTCTTCACGTGACTGcaacaaatataaaaatataggGTGGCCAGATCTCCATATGTACATTTCCAGCACCACAAAGCATTTGTCAGTTGAACATTTGTCTTTCCGTCATGCTGCAGAAGGTATTGCCTGCGCTGCTGCATGGGGAGGCAGTGAACATTGACATGTCCCTCATGGTGTACTTGGCCTGTGAGCGGGGCCTCCTCGCCCCGGAGGAGAGGTCCAGAGTTATCCGTTGCATGCAGAGCCTGGAGCTGCCCGTGTGGCATCAGGACTGCAGCTTGGAGCTGGTGAAGAAAGCCCTGAGCGAACGTCTCAAGCACTCTGGAGGGCTGGTTAGGATGCCACTGCCCACTGCACTGGGACAAGCAGGTACAGGAGCTACTGAGCGCAGAGTTGGAGAGGCTTAGTATGGTTAGTATAGTATTGTGATAGAGATAGGGAGTTGTGTAGGGATTACAGGGCAGTGATTGACAGCCGTTTATACTATTCTTTCCTATTGACTGTGTCACTAGTTCGCCTATTGGAATACTCGATTTAGAGCATTGATAATATTGTGGCCAGCTAGCCCAGAAGAATGGAGCACAGAGATCTCAGCACCTGTATCCCATACACAGCACAACCCCGGTAGTGTAATTTATTAATGTGACTCTCGTTCGCTTTTCAGAATGTGCTGCTAACATGTACCCTCTTCAGGGGGCGAATCAGCTTCAGACTAGATTTTTAGAGCCGGCCATTCTGAAATGAGCTGCCGACAGTTTGAGCAGGTAAAATTCAGAATGAAGTCTCCTGACTGAGTTGAAGAGTATGTTTGTCTTTTCCACAGAAATCTTTAATGACACCGATGACGACACACTGTGTCTGGCATTCCAGAAGTGGTGCACGGAGCTGGGAGCAGGACACCTTCCCAAGTGAAAAGGGAGCTGTGTTGCTAACAAACTTGAAAATACATCGCTTAAGTGATTGAGTGTTTTGGCATTCctgaaaataaacatggaaatGATGAATGTGCTGACAAGTACTCCATACAAACCttcacacacaaggacaccaATAAAACATCGACACAAGAATGTGAAAACATACTTGACATACTTTAATGCTTATAACAATCTTCTTTGCCTTCCTCCCAATGTTCTGCATTCAAAAGATATGCACTGATGAAGTACTGTTGAGCCACACACATGCCACTCTTTTTGTCCTTCCACAACCAAATAGTCTTTATATTGTAATGACAAGTGCTTGTCACAATCAAACCTTCTATCTGTTAAATACCATACCACTCTATGACATTTGGCTGCATAAAACTAAACCTCTCCGCAATCCACATCCCaatgaacagaggctgctctgctgtgtgctgCCTGCTAGTAACACTAAACGGGACCAATTTCAGGTATAAAAGTCTACAACTAATTCAGTTGAAACCTGTGGGTAATGGCAAAAGCTATTAAAAAGTTTCAATTTAC encodes the following:
- the LOC105906745 gene encoding 2-epi-5-epi-valiolone synthase-like; translation: MSYPTDREICDNSYKLKEFQLVQRNGTWNRESAGFCHSGRLSSAKIYESSTANGRCWTVLSPIVFTYKIIQCENLLDADNDTLLFGHIDNCEELKSSGNPIKRFIVIDEAVHKLYGDKITEYLKARNVIYKMLPLPTTEENKSMELVTKILEEVHKFGIDRRSEPILAIGGGVCLDIVGLAASLYRRRTPYIRVPTTLLAYVDASVGAKNGVNFANCKNKIGGYIPPVAAFLDRSFLETVPRRHISNGLAEMLKMAMMKHKGLFELLEREGRNLLDSKFQTRGETDRADQAHAASASTRIAIETMLEELAPNLWEDDLDRLVDFGHLISPELEMKVLPALLHGEAVNIDMSLMVYLACERGLLAPEERSRVIRCMQSLELPVWHQDCSLELVKKALSERLKHSGGLVRMPLPTALGQAEIFNDTDDDTLCLAFQKWCTELGAGHLPK